The Longimicrobiaceae bacterium region CGCCCGGCGAAGGGGTGGGTCCCTTCCATCAGCATCTGGAACACGAGCACCCCCAGCCCGAAGCGGTCGTGCTCCGGGGTGCGGTCCACCTCGCCGAACGACGCCCCGCGCAGCTCCGGCGGGGTGAACTCCGGCCGGCCCACCGGGCAGCGGTACACCTCCCCCGTCGCGGGGTCGCGCACCTGGAACGAATCGGTGTCGATCAGGGTGACCCGGCCGTTCTCCCCCACCAGGACGTTGGACTCGTTCACGTCGCCCACCACGTAGCCGGCGGCGTGCAGCTCGTCGAACGCCGCGGCCAGGTTGCGGGCCGCCCGGTGCAGCAGGCCGTGGTGGAACAGCGGCAGCCGCTCGCGCCGGGTGGCGGGGTTGTACAGCTCGAAGACCCGGAGCTTCGCCTCGACGCGCGGGAGCAGTAGTCCTGCGAAGGCGCCGTCTGCGCGGTACAGAAGGTCCTCCGGCCACGCGAGGGTGCCGCCATCCGGGCCGCCAGAGGCTCCCGCCGGCCGGTGGGCCAGCATGACGCGGAGCTTCCGCTCCTGGTCGGAGATGGGACGGTGGTACAGCTTCGCCACGTCCCTCCCCTCTGGTGCGGGGTACACCGTGGCCTGGCCGCCCACGCCCAGCTCGGTGCCGGGCGCCAGCAGGAGGGGGAGGCCAGTGCTCTCGCGACGGAGGTGGATCGGGTCGCTCATCGCCGGTTCAGCCGAGCGCGGCCAGGAGGAGGGTGAGGTCGTCGTCGGCCCGCGCGGCCACTCGCGGCCCCGCCAGGTACGCCCGGAGCCGCTCGGAGGCGCGGCCGGGGTCCGGCTCCTCCGCGACGAAGCGGAACAGAGGCTCGAAGAAGGGCGGGTGCGGCGTGCCCCGCGGCATCCGCAGCGCGAGCAGCTGCAGCCCGTCCGT contains the following coding sequences:
- a CDS encoding protein phosphatase 2C domain-containing protein, which produces PERVVAAQVGDGAVVVRGRDGSLHAADAAAHAGEYLNETVFLTSPGALDALAPTEWEEAPSHLALLTDGLQLLALRMPRGTPHPPFFEPLFRFVAEEPDPGRASERLRAYLAGPRVAARADDDLTLLLAALG